The Oncorhynchus keta strain PuntledgeMale-10-30-2019 unplaced genomic scaffold, Oket_V2 Un_contig_3666_pilon_pilon, whole genome shotgun sequence region ATGTAACCTGACTACAGAGTAGGGTTGTCTTTATATGTAACCTGACTACAGAGTAGGGTTGTCTTTATATATAACCTGTAGGGTTGTCTTTATATGTAACCTGTACAGGGTTGTCTTTATATGTAACCTGACTACAGAGTAGGGTTGTCTTTATATGTAACCTGACTTAGGGTTGTCTTTATATGTAACCTGACTACAGAGTAGGGTTGTCTTTATATATAACCTGTAGGGTTGTCTTTATATGTAACTACAGAGTAGGGTTGTCTTTATATATAACCTGACTACAGAGTAGGGTTGACTTTATATGTAACCTGACTACAGAGTAGGGTTGACTTTATATATAACCTGACTACAGAGTAGGGTTGTCTTTATATGTAACCTGACGACAGAGTAGGGTTGTCTTTATATATAACCTGTAGGGTTGTCTTTATATGTAACCTGACTACAGAGTAGGGTTGTCTTtatatctaacctgactacagagtAGGGTTGTCTTTATATGTAACCTGTAGGGTTGTCTTTATATGTAACCTGTAGGGTTGTCTTTATATATAACCTGTAGGGTTGTCTTTATATATAACCTGTAGGGTTGTCTTTATATATAACCTGTAGGGTTGTCTTTATATATAACCTGTAGGGTTGTCTTTATATATAACCTGTAGGGTTGTCTTTATATATAACCTGTAGGGTTGTCTTTATATATAACCTGTAGGGTTGTCTTTATATATAACCTGTAGGGTTGTCTTTATATATAACCTGTAGGGTTGTCTTTATATATAACCTGTAGGGTTGTCTTTATATATAACCTGTAGGGTTGTCTTTATATATAACCTGACTACAGAGTAGGGTTGTCTTTATATGTAACCTGACTACAGAGTAGGGTTGTCTTTATATGTAACCTGACTACAGAGTAGGGTTGTCTTTATATGTAACCTGACTACAGAGTAGGGTTGTCTTTATATGTAACCTGACTACAGAGTAGGGTTGTCTTTATATGTAACCTGACTACAGAGTAGGGTTGTCTTTATATATAACCTGACTACAGAGTAGGGTTGTCTTTATATGTAACCTGACTACAGAGTAGGGTTGTCTTTATATGTAACCTGACTACAGAGTAGGGTTGTCTTTATATGTAACCTGACTACAGAGTAGGGTTGTCTTTATATGTAACCTGACTAGGGTTGTCTTTATATGTAAGTAGGGTTGTCTTTATATGTAACCTGACTACAGAGTAGGGTTGTCTTTATATGTAACCTGACTACAGAGTAGGGTTGTCTTTATATATAACCTGACTACAGAGTAGGGTTGTCTTTATATGTAACCTGACTACAGAGTAGGGTTGTCTAACTGTAGGGTTGTCTTTATATATAACCTGTAGGGTTGTCTTTATTTAATATATAACCTGTAGGGTTGTCTAACCAGTTGTCTTTATATATAACCTGTAGGGTTGTCTTTATATATAACCTGACTACAGAGTAGGGTTGTCTTTATATATAACCTGTAGGGTTGTCTTTATATGTAAGTAGGGTTGTCTTTATATGTAACCTGACTACAGAGTAGGGTTGTCTTTATATGTAACCTGACTACAGAGTAGGGTTGTCTTTATATATAACCTGTAGGGTTGTCTTTATATATAACCTGACTACAGAGTAGGGTTGTCTTTATATGTAACCTGACTACAGAGTAGGGTTGTCTTTATATGTAACCTGACTACAGAGTAGGGTTGTCTTTATATGTAACCTGACTACAGAGTAGGGTTGTCTTTATATGTAACCTGACTACAGAGTAGGGTTGTCTTTATATGTAACCTGACTACAGAGTAGGGTTGTCTTTATATATAACCTGACTACAGAGTAGGGTTGTCTTTATATGTAACCTGACTACAGAGTAGGGTTGTCTTTATATGTAAGTAGGGTTGTCTTTATATGTAACCTGACTACAGAGTAGGGTTGTCTTTATATGTAACCTGACTACAGAGTAGGGTTGTCTTTATATGTAACCTGACTACAGAGTAGGGTTGTCTTTATATGTAACCTGACTACAGAGTAGGGTTGTCTTTATATGTAACCTGACTACAGAGTAGGGTTGTCTTTATATATAACCTGACTACAGAGTAGGGTTGTCTTTATATGTAACCTGACTACAGAGTAGGGTTGTCTTTATATATAACCTGACTACAGAGTAGGGTTGTCTTTATATGTAACCTGACTACAGAGTAGGGTTGTCTTTATATGTAACCTGACTACAGAGTAGGGTTGTCTTTATATGTAACCTGACTACAGAGTAGGGTTGTCTTTATATGTAACCTGACTACAGAGTAGGGTTGTCTTTATATGTAACCTGACTACAGAGTAGGGTTGTCTTTATATGTAACCTGACTACAGAGTAGGGTTGTCTTTATATATAACCTGTAGGGTTGTCTTTATATGTAACCTGACTACAGAGTAGGGTTGTCTTTATATGTAACCTGACTACAGAGTAGGGTTGTCTTTATATGTAACCTGACTACAGAGTAGGGTTGTCTTTATATGTAACCTGTAGGGTTGTCTTTATATGTAACCTGACTACAGAGTAGGGTTGTCTTTATATGTAACCTGACTACAGAGTAGGGTTGTCTTTATATATAACCTGTAGGGTTGTCTTTATATGTAACCTGACTACAGAGTAGGGTTGTCTTTATATGTAACCTGTAGGGTTGTCTTTATATGTAACCTGACTACAGAGTAGGGTTGTCTTTATATGTAACCTGACTACAGAGTAGGGTTGTCTTTATATGTAACCTGACTACAGAGTAGGGTTGTCTTTATATGTAACCTGACTACAGAGTAGGGTTGTCTTTATATATAACCTGTAGGGTTGTCTTTATATGTAACCTGACTACAGAGTAGGGTTGTCTTTATATGTAACCTGACTACAGAGTAGGGTTGTCTTTATATATAACCTGTAGGGTTGTCTTTATATGTAACCTGACTACAGAGTAGGGTTGTCTTTATATGTAACCTGTAGGGTTGTCTTTATATGTAACCTGTAGGGTTGTCTTTATATATAACCTGTAGGGTTGTCTTTATATATAACCTGTAGGGTTGTCTTTATATATAACCTGTAGGGTTGTCTTTATATGTAACCTGACTACAGAGTAGGGTTGTCTTTATATATAACCTGACTAGGGTTGTCTTTATATATAGTAGGGTTGTCTTTATATGTAACCTGACTACAGAGTAGGGTTGTCTTTAGGGTTGTCTTTATATATAACCTGACTACAGAGTAGGGTTGTCTTTATATATAACCTGACTACAGAGTAGGGTTGTCTTTATATGTAACCTGACTACAGAGTAGGGTTGTCTTTATATATAACCTGACTACAGAGTAGGGTTGTCTTTATATGTAACCTGACTACAGAGTAGGGTTGTCTTTATATAACCTGCAGGGTTGTCTTtatatctaacctgactacagagtAGGGTTGTCTTTATATGTAACCTGACTACAGAGTAGGGTTGTCTTTATATGTAACCTGACTACAGAGTAGGGTTGTCTTTATATAACCTGCAGGGTTGTCTTtatatctaacctgactacagagtagggttgtctttatatataacctgactacagagtagggttgtctttatatgtaacctgactacagagtagggttgtctttatatctaacctgactacagagtAGGGTTTTCTTTATATATAACCTGACTACAGAGTAGGGTTGTCTTTATATGTAACCTGACTACAGAGTAGGGTTGTCTTTGTATGTAACCTGTAGGGTTGTCTTTATATATAACCTGACTACAGAGTATCAAGGTTAGAGTTTATTCACATTGCatccatcattatcatcatcattatgtGCTGTCTTCTGATTGGCTGTGTTCAGGTTCCAGGAGAAGAAGAGAGTCTCTCAATGACTTGAAAGTGACAGAACGGAAGAGTAATGTGGAGGAAATGAAAGATGTAGTGCTGAAGGAGGATGGGACGAAGGAGGAGGGGACGAAGGAGGAAAAGAAGAAAGATGCAGTGCTGAAGGAGGAGGGGACGAAGGAGGAGGGGACGAAGGAGGAAAAGAAGAAAGATGCAGTGCTGAAGGAGGAGGGGACGAAGGAGGAAAAGAAGAAAGATGTAGTGCTGAAAGAGGATGGAACGAAGGAGGAAAAGAAGCCAGAACCCAAGGAGGAAAAAGTAAAGGCGGTGTTGGACAAAATGGAGACTAAAAAACCTACcaagcgtctgtctgtctgtgtgtctctctttctctctctctctgtgtatctgtgtgtgttttctctctctctctctctctgtgtgcgtgtctgtgtgtgtgtctctctctctctgtgtgtgtgtctctctctctctgtgtgtgtgtctctctctctctgtgtgtgtgtctctctctctctgtgtgtgtgtctctctctctgtgtgtgtgtctctctctctctgtgtgtgtgtctctctctctctgtgtgtgtgtctctctctctctgtgtgtgtgtctctctctctctgtgtgtgtgtgtgtctctctctctctctgtgtgtgtgtgtgtgtgtgtctctctctctctctgtgtgtgtgtgtgtgtgtctgtctctgtgtctgtgtgtctgtctctgtgtctgtgtgtctgtctctgtgtgtctgtgtctgtgtgtctgtctctctgtgtctgtgtgtctctctctctgtgtgtgtgtctgtctctctgtgtctgtgtgtgtaacttCTGACTATGTTTTGCCAGATGGGGCGGATCAACGGTCTGACTCTGGATGTGCAGAAAATCAATGGCTCCTACAGCTTCAGCGTGAGTCCACTAACCTTTACACAACCTTTACACAACGTTTAAATACCTTCAAAACATCTTCCGCAAAACCTTAAaacaacctttttttttttacagacactGTCAAATAATTCTCCAACCTTTCCACAGCTTTTAGTCTTCCACACATTGTTCAACTCTCACACTGCTGGGTGTTTATTTGAGTGACAGCTGACCTTGGCCCCTCCCTCTCCACAGTTCCACATGGTGATTGGCCAGTTGGATGAGGGCCTGTACAACCTCGACTTCCACTACTGCGAGAACATTCTGCCAGGCAACAACCGCCCCTACACTCTCAACGTGAGTGGTGTTCTGTATCTAACCTTGTTAGTGTTTTCATTTCCTATTGttttctgatgtgtgtgtgtgtgtgtgtgtgtgtgtgtgtgtgtccaggtggagGTGACGGAGAAGAACCCAGGAGGTTACCTGTCAGCAGCAGAGATCCCTCTCCCTCGTCTCTACATCTTCATGGCTGGAGTTTTCTTCATTATAGCCATGGTCTGGGTTTACACACTGCTgaagcacaggtacacacacactgctgaagcacaggtacacacacactgctgaagcacaggtacacacacactgctgaagcacgggtacacacacactgctgaagcacgggtacacacacactgctgaagcacaggtacacacacactgctgaagcacaggtacacacacactgctgaagcacaggtacacacacactgctgaagcacgggtacacacacactgctgaagcacgggtacacacacactgctgaagcacgggtacacacacactgctgaagcacgggtacacacacactgctgaagcacgggtacacacacactgctgaagcacaggtacacacacactgctgaagcacgggtacacacacactgctgaagcacgggtacacacacactgctgaagcacgggtacacacacactgctgaagcacgggtacacacacactgctgaagcacgggtacacacacactgctgaagcacaggtacacacacactgctgaagcacaggtacacacacactgctgaagcacgggtacacacacactgctgaagcacaggtacacacacacacactgctgaagcacaggtacacacacacacactgctgaagcacaggtacacacacacacacgtacacacacactgctgaagcacaggtacacacacacacacgtacacacacactgctgaagcacaggtacacacacacacactgctgaagcacaggtacacacacggCGGCATGCATTTCTTTATCCTTGTCAGATAGGCCACTGTGTCTGCTAACCGCCAGGTAGCTTCAAGGTTAGAGCGTTTTGGCCACTTACCGAAAGGTTGCTTGTTTGAATCCCGCAATCGACAACGTTAAAAATCTGtcgctgtgcccttgagcaaggcacttaaccccattTGATCCAGGGGTGCTGGACAATGGTCTCCGTGGCTGTGACCCCAATCGTAGGCCTCCTGCGCTGCCTTCAGATCGTAAGCCTCCCGCGCTGCCTTCAGATCGTAGGCCTCCCGCGCTGCCTTCAGATCGTAGGCCTCCCGCGCTGCCTTCAGATCGTAGGCCTCCCGCGCTGCCTTCAGATCGTAGGCCTCCCGCGCTGCCTTCAGATCGTAGGCCTCCCGCGCTGCCTTCAGATCGTAGGCCTCCCGCGCTGCCTTCAGATCGTAGGCCTCCCGCGCTGCCTTCAGATCGTAGGCCTCCCGCGCTGCCTTCAGATCGTAGGCCTCCCGCGCTGCCTTCAGGTCGTAGGCCTCCCGCGCTGCCTTCAGGTCGTAGGCCTCCCGCGCTGCCTTCAGGTCGTAGGCCTCCCGCGCTGCCTTCAGGTCGTAGGCCTCCCGCGCTGCCTTCAGGTCGTAGGCCTCCCGCGCTGCCTTCAGGTCGTAGGCCTCCCGCGCTGCCTTCAGGTCGTAGGCCTCCCGCGCCGCCTTCAGGTCGTTAGCCTCCCGCGCCGCCTTCAGGTCGTTAGGCCTCCCGCGCCGCCTTCAGGTCGTTGGCCTCCCGCGCCGCCTTCAGGTCGTAGGCCTCCCGCGCCGCCTTCAGGTCGTAGGCCTCCCGCGCCGCCTTCAGGTCGTAGGCCTCCCGCGCCGTTCTCTATAGACCTACTCTCCTCCTATGCTGTTCTCTATAGACCTACTCTCTTCATGTAGGCTGTTCTCTATAGAcctactctctactcttctcGTAGGCTGTTCTCTATAGACCTACTCTCTTCTCGTAGGCTGTTCTCTATAGACCTACTCTCTTCTCGTAGGCTGTTCTCTATAGACCTACTCTCTTCTCGTAGGCTGTTCTCTATAGACCTACTCTCTTCTCGTAGGCTGTTCTCTATAGACCTACTCTCTTCTCGTAGGCTGTTCTCTATAGACCTACTCTCTTCTCGTAGGCTGTTCTCTATAGACCTACTCTCTTCTCGTAGGCTGTTCTCTATAGACCTACTCTCTTCTCGTAGGCTGTTCTCTATAGACCTACTCTCTTCTCGTAGGCTGTTCTCTATAGACCTACTCTCTTCTCGTAGGCTGTTCTCTATAGACCTACTCTCTTCATGTAGGCTGTTCTCTATAGACCTACTCTCTACTCTTCTAGGCTGTTCTCTATTGACCTACTCTCTTCTCGTAGGCTGTTCTCTATAGACCTACTCTCTTCTCGTAGGCTGTTCTCTATAGACCTACTCTCTTCTCGTAGGCTGTTCTCTATAGACCTACTCTCTTCTCGTAGGCTGTTCTCTGTAGACCTACTCTCTTCTCGCAGGCTGTTCTCTATAGACCTACTCTCTTCTCGTAGGCTGTTCTCTATAGACCTACTCTCTTCTCGTAGGCTGTTCTCTATAGACCTACTCTCTTCTCGTAGGCTGTTCTCTATAGACCTACTCTCTTCTCGTAGGCTGTTCTCTATAGACCTACTCTCTTCTCGTAGGCTGTTCTCTATAGACCTACTCTCTACTCTTCTAGGCTGTTCTCTATAGACCTACTCTCTTCTCGCAGGCTGTTCTCTATAGACCTACTCTCTTCTCGTAGGCTGTTCTCTATAGACCTACTCTCTTCTCGTAGGCTGTTCTCTATAGACCTACTCTCTTCTCGTAGGCTGTTCTCTATAGACCTACTCTCTTCTTGTAGGCTGTTCTCTATAGAcctactctctactcttctcGTAGGCTGTTCTCTATAGACCTACTCTCTTCTCGTAGGCTGTTCTCTATAGACCTACTCTCTTCTTGTAGGCTGTTCTCTATAGAcctactctctactcttctcGTAGGCTGTTCTCTATTGACCTACTCTCCTCCTATGCTGTTCTCTATAGACCTACTCTCTTCATGTAGGCTGTTCTCTATAGAcctactctctactcttctcGTAGGCTGTTCTCTATAGACCTACTCTCTTCATGTAGGAAGTTCTCTATAGACCTACTCTCTACTCTTCATGTAGGCTGTTCTCTATAGACCTACTCTCTACGCTTCTCGTAGGCTGTTCTCTATTGACCTACTCTCCTCCTATGCTGTTCTCTATAGACCTACTCTCTTCATGTAGGCTGTTCTCTATAGACCTACTCTCTTCATGTAGGCTGTTCTCTATAGAcctactctctactcttctcGTAGGCTGTTCTCTTTAGACCTACTCTCTTCATGTAGGCTGTTCTCTATAGACCTACTCTCTACTCTTCATGTAGGCTGTTCTCTATAGACCTACTCCCTACTCTTCATGTAGGCTGTTCTCTATAGACCTACTCTCTTCTTGTAGGCTGTTCTCTATAGACCTACTCTTCATGTAGGCTGTTCTCTATAGAcctactctctactcttctcGTAGGCTGTTCTCTATAGAcctactctctactcttctcGTAGGCTGTTCTCTATAGAcctactctctactcttctcGTAGGCTGTTCTCTATTGACCTACTCTCCTCCTATGCTGTTCTCTATAGACCTACTCTCTTCATGTAGGCTGTTCTCTATAGAcctactctctactcttctcGTAGGCTGTACTCTATAGACCTACTCTCTTCATGTAGGCTGTTCTCTATAGACCTACTCTCTACTCTTCATGTAGGCTGTTCTCTATAGACCTACTCTCTTCTTGTAGGCTGTTCTCTATAGACCTACTCTCTTCTTGTAGGCTGTTCTCTATAGACCTACTCTCTACTCTTCATGTAGGCTGTTCTCTATAGACCTACTCTCTACTCTTCATGTAGGctgttctctatagacctctcTACTGATCATTTTACTGCAATGAAAGAGGCCTGTTATCTTCACAATCAACAGTAGcctatgctctctctctgtctgtttgtgtctctgCAGCTCATAAGGGAGTGAGAGAAGAGTATGGTACTGCAGGGAGTATGATGGGCAGCCCTGGACAATCTGACCGGCTACAGTTTTATTTTGATCGGATAATCATTAATTAATCTTATCAGCCGGAAACCCTGTATCAGACATTGTTCTGGGTCTACACACTGATGAAGCACCGGTACACATAGGAGCGCACACAGTGAACCGTTTATAACCcttcttatcctctctctctctctctctctcgttctctcttcctctgctatcctcctctcgttctctcttcctctgctatcctcctctcgttctctcttcctctgctatcctcctctcgttctctcttcctctgctatcctcctctcgttctctcttcctctgctatcctcctctcgttctctcttcctctgctatcctcctctcgttctctcttcctctgctatcctcctctcgttctctcttcctctgctatcctcctctcgttctctcttcctctgctatcctcctctcgttctctcttcctctgctatcctcctctcgttctctcttcctctgctatcctcctctcgttctctcttcctctgctatcctcctctcgttctctcttcctctgctatcctcctctcgttctctcttcctctgctatcctcctctcgttctctcttcctctgctatcctcctctcgttctctcttcctctgctatcctcctctcgttctctcttcctctgctatcctcctctcgttctctcttcctctgctatcctcctctcgttctctcttcctctgctatcctcctctcgttctctcttcctctgctatcctcctctcgttctctcttcctctgctatcctcctctcgttctctcttcctctgctatcctcctctcgttctctcctcctctgctatcctcctctcgttctctcttccaCTCCTTTGTCCTCTCCTGTAGGTACAGTGTGTTTAAGATCCACTGGCTGATGGCAGCTCTGGCCTTCACCAAGTCCATCTCCCTGGTTTTCCACAGCGTGagtacaacagacacacatgtagacacacacacatacatactgaccTCCACACCCACAGAGCAACCCACAGAGCAACCCACAgagcaacccacacacacacacggacctcCACGTACATCCTCCACCTGACCGACCCCACTAAATTACAATTGCCTGTGATGTACAATGGAATATCCTATAACATGTTGGTCTTCCTCTCAGATCAACTACCACTTCATCAACACGGAGGGACACCCCATAGAAGGATGGGCCGTCATGTACTACATCACCCACCTGTCAGTCTGGGTGATGTTTCAGTCTGGGTGATGTTTCAGTCTGGGTGATGTTTCAGTCTGGGTGATGTTTCAGTCTGGGTGATGTTTCAGTCTGGGTGATGTTTCAGTCTGGGTGATGTTTCAGTCTGGGTGATGTTTCAGTCTGGGTGATGTTTCAGTCTGGGTGATGTTTCAGTCTGGGTGATGTTTCAGTCTGGGTGATGTTTCAGTCTGGGTGATGTTTCAGTCTGGGTGATGTTTCAGTCTGGGTGATGTTTCAGTCTGGGTGATGTTTCAGTCTGGGTGATGTTTCAGTCTGGGTGATGTTTCAGTCTGGGTGATGTTTCAGTCTGGGTGATGTTTCAGTCTGGGTGATGTTTCAGTCTGGGTGATGTTTCAGTCTGGGTGATGTTTCAGTCTGGGTGATGTTTCAGTCTGGGTGATGTTTCAGTCTGGGTGATGTTTCAGTCTGGGTGATGTTTCAGTCTGGGTGATGTTTCAGTCTGGGTGATGTTTCAGTCTGGGTGATGTTTCAGTCTGGGTGATGTTTCAGTCTGGGTGATGTTTCAGTCTGGGTGATGTTTCTGGAGTGTGTGGTGGGGGTGatacatctgtgtgtgtatataaaatgGGTGTGTGTCATAGTGTATGTATAATATCacatttattggtcacatacacatggtcagcagatgttattggtcacatacacgtggtcagcagatgttattggtcacatacacatggtcagcagatgttattggttacatacacatggtcagcagatgtgattggtcacatacacgtggttagcagatgttaatggtcacatacacgtggttagcagatgttaatggtcacatacacatggttagcagatgtgattggtcacatacacatggttagtagatgttattggtcacatacacgtggttagcagatgtgattggtcacatacacgtggttagcagatgtgattggtcacatacacgtggttagcagatgtgattggtcacatacacgtggttagtagatgtgattggtcacatacacgtggttagcagatgtgattggtcacatacacgtggttagcagatgtgattggtcacatacacgtggttagcagatgtgattggtcacatacacgtggttagcagatgtgattggtcacatacacatggttagcagatgttattggtcacatacacatggttagcagatgttattggtcacatacacgtggttagcagatgtgattgggcacatacacgtggttagcagatgttattggtcacatacacatggttagcagatgtgattggtcacatacacgtggttagcagatgttattggtcacatacacgtggttagcagatgttattggtcacatacacgtggttagcagatgtgattggtcacatacacatggttagcagatgttattggtcacatacacatggttagcagatgttattggtcacatacacgtggttagcagatgtgattgggcacatacacatggttagcagatgtgattggtcacatacacgtggttagcagatgtgattggtcacatacacatggttagcagatgtgattggtcacatacacatggttagcagatgtgattggtcacatacacgtggttagcagatgtgattgggcacatacacatggttagcagatgttattggtcacatacacgtggttagcagatgttattggtcacatacacgtggttagcagatgttattggtcacatacacgtggttagcagatgttattggtcacatacacgtggttagcagatgttattggtcacatacacgtggttagcagatgttattggtcacatacacgtggttagcagatgttattggtcacatacacgtggttagcagatgttattggtcacatacacatggttagcagatgttattggtcacatacacatggttagcagatgtgattgcgggtgtagtgaaatgcttgtattcctagcttcaacagtgcagtagtatctaacaatatacataatatacataaatctaaaagtaaaaggacgaacaatgtcggagtggcattgactaaaatacagtgtattt contains the following coding sequences:
- the LOC118382290 gene encoding protein GPR108-like isoform X21 — protein: MKDVVLKEDGTKEEGTKEEKKKDAVLKEEGTKEEGTKEEKKKDAVLKEEGTKEEKKKDVVLKEDGTKEEKKPEPKEEKMGRINGLTLDVQKINGSYSFSFHMVIGQLDEGLYNLDFHYCENILPGNNRPYTLNVEVTEKNPGGYLSAAEIPLPRLYIFMAGVFFIIAMVWVYTLLKHRYSVFKIHWLMAALAFTKSISLVFHSINYHFINTEGHPIEGWAVMYYITHLSVWVMFQSGLKGALLFITLALIGTGWAFVKYILSDKEKKIFMIVIPLQVLANVAYIIIESTEEGSSEYALWKEVLFLVDLICCGAILFPVIWSVYCQKVLFLVDLILFPVIWSVYCQEEVLFLVDLILFPVIWSVYCQEEVLFLVDLILFPVIWSVYCQEEVLFLVDLILFPVIWSVYCQEDCSWLTSSSSLLYGQYTVRRRCCSWLTSSSSLLYGQYTVRRRCCSWLTSWLTWLTYYCWV
- the LOC118382290 gene encoding protein GPR108-like isoform X22 — its product is MKDVVLKEDGTKEEGTKEEKKKDAVLKEEGTKEEGTKEEKKKDAVLKEEGTKEEKKKDVVLKEDGTKEEKKPEPKEEKMGRINGLTLDVQKINGSYSFSFHMVIGQLDEGLYNLDFHYCENILPGNNRPYTLNVEVTEKNPGGYLSAAEIPLPRLYIFMAGVFFIIAMVWVYTLLKHRYSVFKIHWLMAALAFTKSISLVFHSINYHFINTEGHPIEGWAVMYYITHLLKGALLFITLALIGTGWAFVKYILSDKEKKIFMIVIPLQVLANVAYIIIESTEEGSSEYALWKEVLFLVDLICCGAILFPVIWSIRHLQEASSTDGKAAMNLEKLKLFRHYYVMIVCYIYFTRIIAILLKVTVPFQWQWCYEFLVEVSTLIFFVLTGYKFRPASNNPYLQLPLDEEDVEMDEV